From Pirellulales bacterium:
GTGTGACCGCCAAAGTATTGCCCCAGGGTTGCTTCTCGACGATCAACAATAACCCGGGCCCGTCGTTGATCACGGCATCGCCGATTGGCGGTGGAAAGCCTTCGACGACGTCGGCCACTTCGCCCAAGCGCAGCGGCGCGCCAGCCCGATAGTCGACCACACGGTCGGCCAGGTCTTGCGACGTGCGGATGCCGATCAATTGGCGCAGCGCGATCCGCTGATTGGGCGTGTCCCAAAAGCCGCCACTGGCCAAAGCCGTGGCTTCGGTCGCCGCCCGTTCCACCGCGGCCAGTGTGACGTCGTGGGCTTGCAATCGTTCGGGGTCGACCAGCACCTGGAACTGACGATCGCGCTGCCCCCAGATCGCGACGTTGGCTACGCCGGGTATGGCCATGAGGCGCGGCCGGATGGTCCAACGCGCCAGAATTGTCATGTCCATTTGCGACAACGTGTCCGAGGTCATGCCGATTTTCAGCACCCGGCTGGTCGAGGACAGTGGTGAAAGCATCACCGGGGGCCGGCAAACCGCTGGCAGCCGGCTGGATTCGGCCGCCAGCCGTTCCTGTACAACTTGCCGCGCGCGAATCAGATCGGTGCCGTTGTCGAAAATCAAAACGACTGATGAAAGTCCCAGCACCGACTTCGAGCGGATCGTCTTCAGCCAAGGAATGCCGTTGAGTGCGTTCTCGAGCGGCATGCTGATCAGACTCTCGACCTCTTCGGTCGACAAGCCCGGCGCCTCGGTCTGGATTTCAACCAATGGCGGAGCGAATTCCGGAAAGACGTCCAGCGGCGTGGACTCCAGCGTCCGCGCGCCATAGATCACCAGCACAACCGAAAGTGCCATCACCATCACGCGCAGCCGCAGCGAAGTCGTAACGAGCCAGGTCATGCGGCGCTACTTCCCGAAGCCAAATTCGGTGCCAAACAGTTCCATCGCCCCCTCGGCCACCACCGCCGTTCCCGCGGCCGGTCCCATGTCCAGCACCGCCTGGTCCCCTTGCACAAAGCGGATCTGCACGCGACGCCGCACAAAGGTTTGCGGCGCGGTTTGTTCGTAGACCCAGGTGCCGCCATTAATGTCGTGGATCACGGCCGACCAAGGGATGACTCTTGCTTCCACTTCCGACCCTTGCGGCAATTCGACGCTCACACGTGCGCCCGGTCGCAACTCGCCGCTCGAGTTCGGCAATTCGTAATACAGATCCACCGTCGACGACAGCGGCGTTGCGGTCGGCGGTGCCGCGATAGGCTTAGCCGTGTGGCCGTGGGCCGAGGTT
This genomic window contains:
- a CDS encoding efflux RND transporter permease subunit; translation: MTWLVTTSLRLRVMVMALSVVLVIYGARTLESTPLDVFPEFAPPLVEIQTEAPGLSTEEVESLISMPLENALNGIPWLKTIRSKSVLGLSSVVLIFDNGTDLIRARQVVQERLAAESSRLPAVCRPPVMLSPLSSTSRVLKIGMTSDTLSQMDMTILARWTIRPRLMAIPGVANVAIWGQRDRQFQVLVDPERLQAHDVTLAAVERAATEATALASGGFWDTPNQRIALRQLIGIRTSQDLADRVVDYRAGAPLRLGEVADVVEGFPPPIGDAVINDGPGLLLIVEKQPWGNTLAVTRAVEAALEALRPGLAGVTIDPTIFRPATFIERALENLT